A window of the Lepus europaeus isolate LE1 chromosome 5, mLepTim1.pri, whole genome shotgun sequence genome harbors these coding sequences:
- the LOC133761088 gene encoding large ribosomal subunit protein eL22-like, producing MAPMKKFVAKGGKKKKQVLKFTLDCTHPVEDGIIDAANFEQFLQERIKVNGKAGNLRGGAVTIERSKITVTSDVPFSKRYLKYLTKKYLKKNNLRDWLRVVANSKESYELRYFQINQDEEEEEDED from the coding sequence ATGGCGCCCATGAAAAAGTTTGTGGCGAAGGGGGGCAAAAAAAAGAAGCAGGTCCTGAAGTTCACCCTGGACTGCACCCACCCCGTGGAAGACGGGATCATAGACGCGGCCAACTTCGAGCAGTTTCTCCAGGAGAGAATCAAAGTGAACGGAAAAGCCGGGAACCTCAGGGGCGGGGCCGTGACCATCGAGAGGAGCAAGATCACAGTGACTTCCGACGTGCCTTTTTCCAAAAGGTATTTGAAATATCTcaccaaaaaatatttgaagaagaaTAATCTACGTGATTGGTTGCGTGTAGTTGCTAACAGCAAAGAGAGTTACGAATTACGATACTTCCAGATTAACCAGGacgaagaagaggaggaagatgaggattAA